A stretch of Pygocentrus nattereri isolate fPygNat1 chromosome 8, fPygNat1.pri, whole genome shotgun sequence DNA encodes these proteins:
- the tmtops3a gene encoding teleost multiple tissue opsin 3a, with the protein MVAHTWSVNSSSSAFPHGADGSAEDPLAPPGSSGLSRTGHSVVAVCLGFILFFGCFNNLLVLFVFARFRSLWTPINVVLLNISASDMLVCVFGTPFSFASSLYGRWLLGQHGCEWYGFANSLFGIVSLVSLSVLSYERYVAVLRATKPDTSDFRKAWRCVACTWLYSLVWTLPPFLGWSSYGPEGPGTTCSVQWHQRSTSSISYVVCLFIFCLVLPLFLMVYCYGKILLIIKGMTKINLLSAQRRENHILLMVFTMVSCYLMCWMPYGVVSLMATFGRQGLITPVASVVPSVLAKSSTVINPVIYVLFNNQFYRCFVAFVKCRAEPLIHTQHNSREEAPASSLCRSCTGSTWPLSLRSHSKLSSEREQRTLSLVVHYTP; encoded by the exons ATGGTCGCCCACACTTGGAGcgtgaacagcagcagctcggCGTTCCCTCACGGCGCTGACGGCAGTGCTGAAGACCCCCTGGCGCCCCCCGGCTCCTCCGGCCTGAGCAGGACGGGTCACTCGGTGGTGGCCGTCTGCCTCGGCTTCATTCTCTTCTTCGGATGCTTCAACAATCTGCTGGTTCTCTTCGTGTTCGCCCGGTTCCGCTCGCTGTGGACGCCCATCAACGTGGTCCTGTTGAACATCAGCGCCAGCGAcatgctggtgtgtgtgttcggGACCCCCTTCAGCTTCGCCTCCAGCCTGTACGGGAGGTGGCTGCTGGGACAGCACGGCTGCGAGTGGTACGGCTTCGCCAACTCCTTGTTCG GGATTGTATCTCTAGTCTCGCTGTCTGTCCTGTCATATGAACGTTACGTTGCTGTGCTGCGAGCCACCAAGCCAGACACATCGGATTTCCGCAAAGCCTGGCGCTGTGTGGCATGTACCTGGCTCTATTCGCTGGTGTGGACATTGCCTCCGTTCCTGGGCTGGAGCAGCTATGGGCCTGAAGGTCCAGGGACAACCTGCTCTGTGCAGTGGCACCAGCGCTCCACCAGCAGCATCTCATATGTGGTGTGCTTGTTCATCTTCTGCCTTGTCCTGCCACTATTTCTCATGGTCTACTGCTATGGCAAGATCCTGCTCATCATTAAGGGG ATGACTAAGATCAACCTGTTGTCCGCACAAAGACGGGAAAATCACATTCTACTCATGGTATTCACTATGGTGTCCTGCTACCTGATGTGCTGGATGCCCTATGGGGTGGTGTCGCTGATGGCCACCTTTGGCAGGCAGGGACTGATCACACCTGTAGCCAGTGTGGTGCCCTCAGTGCTGGCTAAGAGCAGCACTGTGATCAACCCTGTCATATATGTGCTCTTCAACAACCAG TTCTACAGGTGCTTCGTAGCCTTTGTAAAATGTAGAGCAGAGCCATTGATCCACACTCAGCACAACAGCAGGGAGGAAGCACCAGCATCCAGCCTGTGTAGGTCCTGCACAGGGTCTACATGGCCCCTCAGCCTCAGGAGCCACAGTAAGCTGtcttcagagagagagcagcgcACTCTGTCCCTCGTGGTTCATTACACACCCTGA